A DNA window from Arachis duranensis cultivar V14167 chromosome 3, aradu.V14167.gnm2.J7QH, whole genome shotgun sequence contains the following coding sequences:
- the LOC107478578 gene encoding uncharacterized protein C3F10.06c isoform X2 (The sequence of the model RefSeq protein was modified relative to this genomic sequence to represent the inferred CDS: added 21 bases not found in genome assembly), protein MIVDSTRRGKRFPDSMSRTIPIWTCILNRAIMDFKNQLNDESSSEWDCSLHLPLWVPETEKASIEKRLDEWTQQLKASGADIASIAAGLRKPLRPLWISQKSVIWLNEVPDHDSWDFTPIILVSASASSSGVNQHRTTSEFSWNYIPGAGDDEESWARGLTPILFWNHVYDIINSGPHLCNHKVADIVEKNRVNRAYKGENAPQISVKSSNSPCLSHQEPLSTTTADISNIQISTDSSHHDLRISWLGSTNMALGTSQIAADSADIDCILNCDRESISVSLPSAEAYLHLPTLSSKFDRFSLFNNLHSAVNFAQLNLSQGKRILVCCDNGEDISVCVCLAILMSLFDEKGTYDDGKSFSVTRVTKWDMRRRLVYVCKFATNARPSRGNLRQVFNFLIGGNGVQQSPIDE, encoded by the exons ATGATTGTTGATTCTACTCGCAGAGGGAAGCGCTTCCCTGACAGCATGTCCAGAACTATACCCATCTGGACATGTATTTTAAATCGCGCCATTATGGATTTCAAGAACCAATTAAACGACGAGTCTTCTTCTGAGTGGGATTGCTCTTTGCATCTCCCTCTCTGGGTTCCCGAAACAGAGAAGGCTTCCATCGAGAAGCGTTTAGATGAATGGACACAACAACTGAAAGCCAGTGGTGCTGATATTGCTTCCATTGCCGCAGGCTTGAGGAAACCCCTCCGCCCTCTCTGGATTTCTCAAAAGAGTGTTATCTGGTTAAATGAAGTACCTGACCATGATTCTTGGGATTTCACACCCATTATACTTGTCTCTGCGTCTGCATCTTCGTCGGGTGTAAACCAACACAGGACTACCTCTGAGTTTAGCTGGAATTACATACCTGGTGCAGGAGATGATGAAGAAAGCTGGGCTAGGGGTTTAACTCCTATTCTCTTTTGGAATCATGTTTATGATATTATAAACTCAGGTCCTCATCTATGTAATCACAAAGTTGCGGATATAGTTGAAAAGAATAGGGTAAACCGAGCTTATAAGGGAGAAAATGCGCCACAAATCTCAGTTAAATCTTCCAACTCACCTTGTCTTTCCCATCAAGAACCATTGTCTACCACTACTGCCGATATTTCAAACATTCAAATTAGCACCGACTCTTCTCATCACGATTTGAGAATATCTTGGTTAGGCTCAACTAATATGGCACTTGGAACATCTCAAATTG CTGCAGATTCCGCTGACATTGATTGCATACTGAATTGTGATCGCGAGTCCATCTCTGTCTCTCTTCCCAGTGCGGAAGCATACTTGCATCTCCCAACTCTA AGTTCAAAGTTTGATCGTTTTTCCTTGTTCAACAATCTACATTCGGCGGTGAACTTTGCACAGTTGAATCTCAGCCAGGGAAAAAGAATTCTTGTTTGTTGTGATAACG GGGAAGACATTAGTGTATGCGTTTGTCTAGCCATTTTGATGTCCTTATTTGATGAAAAAG GTACTTATGATGATGGGAAATCATTTAGTGTGACACGCGTCACTAAATGGGATATGCGGCGTAGGCTCGTATATGTATGTAAGTTTGCAACAAATGCTCGACCATCCAGAGGAAATTTGAGACAAGTTTTTAACTTTCTTATTGGTGGAAATGGCGTACAA
- the LOC107478578 gene encoding uncharacterized protein C3F10.06c isoform X1 (The sequence of the model RefSeq protein was modified relative to this genomic sequence to represent the inferred CDS: added 21 bases not found in genome assembly), translated as MEEESGKLSIYKAARSIKRRENNLYNALRSIYDDSIFVGEISELWPQLPLVANLRCGLWYHPRFHATCYFKSTDGHSNNCSFNTSRLNLHLALLAASKGGCMIVDSTRRGKRFPDSMSRTIPIWTCILNRAIMDFKNQLNDESSSEWDCSLHLPLWVPETEKASIEKRLDEWTQQLKASGADIASIAAGLRKPLRPLWISQKSVIWLNEVPDHDSWDFTPIILVSASASSSGVNQHRTTSEFSWNYIPGAGDDEESWARGLTPILFWNHVYDIINSGPHLCNHKVADIVEKNRVNRAYKGENAPQISVKSSNSPCLSHQEPLSTTTADISNIQISTDSSHHDLRISWLGSTNMALGTSQIAADSADIDCILNCDRESISVSLPSAEAYLHLPTLSSKFDRFSLFNNLHSAVNFAQLNLSQGKRILVCCDNGEDISVCVCLAILMSLFDEKGTYDDGKSFSVTRVTKWDMRRRLVYVCKFATNARPSRGNLRQVFNFLIGGNGVQQSPIDE; from the exons atggaAGAAGAAAGCGGAAAGCTAAGTATATACAAAGCAGCGAGAAGCATAAAGCGGAGAGAGAACAACCTATACAACGCATTGAGATCGATATACGATGATTCCATATTTGTGGGTGAAATCTCTGAGCTTTGGCCTCAGCTGCCTCTTGTTGCAAACCTCCGTTGCGGGCTTTGGTACCATCCTCGTTTCCATGCCACCTGTTACTTCAAGTCCACCGACGGCCATTCCAACAATTGTTCCTTCAATACCTCTCGCCTCAATCTCCATCTCGCTCTTCTCGCTGCCTCG AAGGGAGGGTGCATGATTGTTGATTCTACTCGCAGAGGGAAGCGCTTCCCTGACAGCATGTCCAGAACTATACCCATCTGGACATGTATTTTAAATCGCGCCATTATGGATTTCAAGAACCAATTAAACGACGAGTCTTCTTCTGAGTGGGATTGCTCTTTGCATCTCCCTCTCTGGGTTCCCGAAACAGAGAAGGCTTCCATCGAGAAGCGTTTAGATGAATGGACACAACAACTGAAAGCCAGTGGTGCTGATATTGCTTCCATTGCCGCAGGCTTGAGGAAACCCCTCCGCCCTCTCTGGATTTCTCAAAAGAGTGTTATCTGGTTAAATGAAGTACCTGACCATGATTCTTGGGATTTCACACCCATTATACTTGTCTCTGCGTCTGCATCTTCGTCGGGTGTAAACCAACACAGGACTACCTCTGAGTTTAGCTGGAATTACATACCTGGTGCAGGAGATGATGAAGAAAGCTGGGCTAGGGGTTTAACTCCTATTCTCTTTTGGAATCATGTTTATGATATTATAAACTCAGGTCCTCATCTATGTAATCACAAAGTTGCGGATATAGTTGAAAAGAATAGGGTAAACCGAGCTTATAAGGGAGAAAATGCGCCACAAATCTCAGTTAAATCTTCCAACTCACCTTGTCTTTCCCATCAAGAACCATTGTCTACCACTACTGCCGATATTTCAAACATTCAAATTAGCACCGACTCTTCTCATCACGATTTGAGAATATCTTGGTTAGGCTCAACTAATATGGCACTTGGAACATCTCAAATTG CTGCAGATTCCGCTGACATTGATTGCATACTGAATTGTGATCGCGAGTCCATCTCTGTCTCTCTTCCCAGTGCGGAAGCATACTTGCATCTCCCAACTCTA AGTTCAAAGTTTGATCGTTTTTCCTTGTTCAACAATCTACATTCGGCGGTGAACTTTGCACAGTTGAATCTCAGCCAGGGAAAAAGAATTCTTGTTTGTTGTGATAACG GGGAAGACATTAGTGTATGCGTTTGTCTAGCCATTTTGATGTCCTTATTTGATGAAAAAG GTACTTATGATGATGGGAAATCATTTAGTGTGACACGCGTCACTAAATGGGATATGCGGCGTAGGCTCGTATATGTATGTAAGTTTGCAACAAATGCTCGACCATCCAGAGGAAATTTGAGACAAGTTTTTAACTTTCTTATTGGTGGAAATGGCGTACAA
- the LOC107478579 gene encoding senescence/dehydration-associated protein At4g35985, chloroplastic yields MGCCFHGSTTIPPMETFTASVAEQYSSNLRQEVLLQIAECKVHLMDEGQALELAQGHFMITKTFDENVSLATIIKVDDLQWPLTKDEPVVKLDALHYLFSLPVKDGEPLSYGVTFSQNSFASMTLLDSFLKEHCCFSGLKLSKNNNDLDWREFAPRVDDYNHFLAKAIAGGTGQIVKGIFICSNAYTNKVQKGGETILNSHADERNGVVAREKTAAASKKSKINKNLKRVRKLSKMTEKLSKSLLNGVGIVSGSVMTPVLKSKTGKKFLKMLPGEVLLASLDALNKVLDAAEAAEKQTFSATSKAASGMVSKRFGEDAGEATEHVLATAGHAANAAWNVFKIRKAINPASSATTGVLKNVAKNTKF; encoded by the exons ATGGGGTGCTGCTTCCATGGCTCCACAACCATTCCACCCATGGAAACTTTCACAGCTTCAGTTGCTGAACAATACTCGTCGAATCTCAGACAAGAAGTTCTGTTGCAAATAGCAGAATGCAAAGTTCATCTTATGGATGAAGGACAAGCTCTTGAATTGGCTCAAGGCCACTTCATGATCACCAAAACCTTTGATGAGAATGTGTCTCTTGCTACAATCATAAAGGTAGATGATCTTCAATGGCCCTTGACGAAAGATGAGCCAGTGGTGAAGCTTGATGCTCTCCATTACCTGTTCTCATTGCCTGTGAAAGATGGTGAGCCTCTTAGCTACGGTGTTACTTTTTCACAAAACAGCTTTGcaagtatgactttgttggatTCTTTTCTAAAGGAGCATTGTTGCTTTTCTGGCTTGAAACTGAGTAAGAACAACAATGATCTTGATTGGAGGGAGTTTGCTCCTAGGGTTGATGATTACAACCATTTTCTAGCCAAGGCAATTGCTGGTGGGACAGGTCAGATTGTGAAGGGTATCTTCATATGCAGCAATGCTtacacaaacaag GTCCAAAAAGGAGGTGAGACAATCCTGAACAGTCATGCAGATGAGAGAAATGGTGTTGTTGCCAGAGAAAAAACAGCTGCTGCCTCAAAGAAGagcaagataaataaaaatctcAAACG TGTGAGGAAACTATCAAAGATGACAGAAAAGTTGAGCAAATCCTTGCTGAATGGAGTTGGCATAGTTAGTGGAAGTGTGATGACCCCTGTTCTTAAATCCAAAACAGGAAAGAAATTCCTAAAGATGCTTCCTGGAGAAGTGTTGTTGGCTTCTCTTGATGCACTCA ACAAGGTTCTTGATGCAGCTGAAGCGGCCGAAAAACAAACCTTTTCTGCTACCTCCAAAGCTGCATCTGGAATGGTTTCTAAGAG GTTTGGGGAAGATGCAGGGGAAGCTACTGAGCATGTGCTTGCAACGGCGGGGCATGCTGCTAACGCTGCTTGGAATGTGTTTAAGATAAGGAAGGCCATTAATCCAGCATCCTCAGCAACCACTGGAGTATTGAAAAATGTTGCCAAGAATACTAAGTTTTAA